From Methylobacterium radiodurans, a single genomic window includes:
- the trxB gene encoding thioredoxin-disulfide reductase, which produces MAHTHAKLVIIGSGPAGYTAAIYAARAMVEPLLISGFQPGGQLMITTDVENYPGFAEAIQGPWLMEQMRAQAEHVGTRIVSEYITAVDLKTRPFRLVADSGETYSCDALIIATGAQAKWLGLPSEAKYQGSGVSACATCDGFFFRGKEVTVVGGGNTAVEEALYLANIAKRVTVVHRRDGFRAERILQERLFKHPNVEVVWNHAVEEVCGTEKPAPTVTHLRLKDVTTGAIREHRTDGLFVAIGHQPATAIFEGQLPMRQGGYLTVRPGTTETEIPGVYAAGDVTDDVYRQAITAAGMGCMAALEAEKFLANLEIGEKPQQAAAE; this is translated from the coding sequence ATGGCCCATACCCACGCCAAGCTCGTGATCATCGGCTCCGGCCCGGCCGGCTACACGGCGGCGATCTACGCGGCCCGCGCCATGGTGGAGCCGCTGCTGATCTCGGGCTTCCAGCCCGGCGGCCAGCTGATGATCACGACCGACGTCGAGAACTATCCGGGCTTCGCCGAGGCCATCCAGGGCCCCTGGCTGATGGAGCAGATGCGCGCCCAGGCCGAGCATGTCGGCACGCGGATCGTCTCGGAGTACATCACCGCGGTCGATCTCAAGACCCGGCCGTTCCGCCTCGTGGCCGATTCCGGCGAGACCTATTCCTGCGACGCGCTGATCATCGCGACCGGCGCCCAGGCGAAGTGGCTGGGGCTGCCCTCCGAGGCGAAGTACCAGGGCAGCGGCGTCTCGGCCTGCGCCACCTGCGACGGCTTCTTCTTCCGGGGCAAGGAGGTAACGGTCGTCGGCGGCGGCAACACCGCGGTCGAGGAGGCGCTGTACCTCGCCAACATCGCCAAGCGGGTGACGGTGGTCCACCGCCGCGACGGATTCCGCGCCGAGCGCATCCTGCAGGAGCGTCTGTTCAAGCACCCGAACGTCGAGGTGGTCTGGAACCACGCGGTCGAGGAGGTCTGCGGCACCGAGAAGCCTGCCCCCACCGTGACCCATCTGCGCCTGAAGGATGTCACCACGGGCGCGATCCGCGAGCACCGAACGGACGGCCTGTTCGTAGCGATCGGCCACCAGCCCGCCACCGCGATCTTCGAGGGCCAGCTCCCGATGCGGCAGGGGGGCTACCTCACGGTGCGGCCCGGCACGACCGAGACCGAGATTCCGGGCGTCTACGCGGCAGGTGATGTGACCGACGACGTCTACCGGCAGGCGATCACCGCGGCCGGCATGGGCTGCATGGCGGCCCTGGAGGCCGAGAAGTTCCTGGCGAACCTTGAGATCGGCGAGAAGCCGCAGCAGGCCGCGGCCGAGTGA
- a CDS encoding mitochondrial fission ELM1 family protein: MTVQLETEAVSGALAGTYAWIVTDGKAGDENQCVGIAETLGLAYELRRVPANGVFGWTAPWGPIDPRQGPHRRKGALAGPFPDIVIASGRRSVPYMRAVRRATEGRTFTAFLKDPRTGQDSADFIWVPDYDDLRGENVFTTLTAPHLVTAARIAAARAEPDPRLAGLERPRAAVLIGGDSRHLSYRKADMLRLTNDLRKLAGSGCRLMVTVSRRTPNPLRDSVKALAHETGGFLWDGTGRNPYVAMLALADAIVVTSDSANMVSEAVSTGAPVLLFDLPRTYIRHRRMFAGLAIAGALKPFTGRLEALSYKPIDATPVIAAALARRYAEHRSARPAA; the protein is encoded by the coding sequence GTGACAGTTCAGCTGGAAACCGAGGCGGTGAGCGGCGCGCTCGCCGGCACGTACGCCTGGATCGTCACGGACGGCAAGGCCGGAGACGAGAACCAGTGCGTCGGCATCGCGGAGACGCTGGGCCTCGCCTACGAGCTGCGCCGCGTGCCCGCCAACGGTGTCTTCGGCTGGACCGCGCCCTGGGGGCCGATCGACCCGCGCCAGGGACCGCATCGCCGGAAAGGCGCGCTGGCCGGCCCCTTCCCGGACATCGTGATCGCCTCCGGGCGCAGGTCCGTGCCCTACATGCGGGCGGTGCGCCGCGCCACGGAGGGGCGCACCTTCACGGCCTTCCTGAAGGATCCGCGCACGGGCCAGGACAGCGCCGACTTCATCTGGGTGCCGGACTACGACGACCTGCGCGGCGAGAACGTCTTCACCACGCTGACCGCCCCCCACCTCGTCACCGCGGCGCGGATCGCGGCGGCGCGTGCCGAGCCCGACCCGCGGCTCGCCGGGTTGGAGCGCCCGCGCGCGGCCGTGCTGATCGGCGGCGACAGCCGGCACCTCAGCTACCGCAAGGCCGACATGCTGCGGCTGACGAACGACCTGCGCAAGCTCGCGGGGAGCGGCTGCCGCCTGATGGTCACGGTCTCGCGCCGGACGCCGAACCCGCTCCGGGATTCTGTGAAGGCGCTCGCCCACGAGACCGGCGGATTCCTCTGGGACGGCACGGGCCGCAACCCCTACGTCGCCATGCTGGCGCTCGCCGACGCGATTGTTGTGACCTCGGACTCGGCCAACATGGTGAGCGAGGCGGTGAGCACCGGCGCGCCGGTCCTGCTCTTCGACCTACCGCGCACCTATATCCGGCACAGGCGGATGTTCGCCGGCCTCGCGATCGCCGGGGCGCTGAAGCCCTTCACCGGGCGTTTGGAGGCGCTGAGCTACAAGCCGATCGACGCGACCCCGGTGATCGCGGCGGCGCTCGCGCGCCGCTACGCGGAGCATCGGTCGGCGCGACCGGCGGCATGA
- the greA gene encoding transcription elongation factor GreA, which produces MDKVPITTRGYAALEEELKHRQQVERQRIIQAISEARALGDLSENAEYHAAKEAQSHNEGRVMELESMIARAEIIDVTKLSGSKIKFGATVQLVDEDTEEKKTYQIVGEPEADVRSGRVSITSPIARALIGKGVGDTVEVTTPGGGKSYEVVAVRYGG; this is translated from the coding sequence ATAGACAAGGTTCCGATCACGACCCGCGGCTACGCAGCCCTCGAGGAAGAGCTGAAGCACCGCCAGCAGGTCGAGCGCCAGCGCATCATCCAGGCGATCTCCGAGGCCCGTGCTCTCGGCGACCTGTCGGAGAACGCCGAATACCACGCCGCCAAGGAGGCGCAGTCCCACAACGAGGGGCGTGTGATGGAACTCGAGAGCATGATCGCGCGCGCCGAGATCATCGACGTGACGAAGCTCTCCGGCAGCAAGATCAAGTTCGGCGCCACCGTGCAGCTCGTGGACGAGGACACGGAGGAGAAGAAGACCTACCAGATCGTGGGCGAGCCGGAGGCCGACGTGCGCTCGGGCCGCGTCTCGATCACCTCGCCGATCGCCCGCGCGCTGATCGGCAAGGGCGTGGGCGACACCGTCGAGGTCACGACGCCCGGCGGCGGCAAGTCCTACGAGGTCGTCGCCGTCCGGTACGGCGGCTGA
- the carB gene encoding carbamoyl-phosphate synthase large subunit, producing the protein MPKRTDISSILIVGAGPIIIGQACEFDYSGTQACKALREEGYRIVLVNSNPATIMTDPDMADATYVEPITPEVVAKIIEKERPDAILPTMGGQTALNCALSLQKMGVLEKFGVQMIGATAEAIDKAEDRSLFRDAMTKIGLETPKSALANASAAKKADREKYLAEVARIEAANSDPEARRAALTAFENKWASAESERRKRYGEHALGQALIALAEVGLPAIIRPSFTMGGTGGGIAYNREEFLDIVERGIDASPTNEVLIEESVLGWKEYEMEVVRDKNDNCIIVCSIENIDPMGVHTGDSITVAPALTLTDKEYQVMRDASLAVLREIGVETGGSNVQFAINPENGRMIVIEMNPRVSRSSALASKATGFPIAKVAAKLAVGYTLDEIANDITGGATPASFEPTIDYVVTKIPRFAFEKFPGAEPTLTTAMKSVGEAMAIGRCFAESLQKALRSLETGLTGLDDIEIEGLGKGDDHNAIKAALGTPTPDRLLKVGQALRLGVSHEEVHASCKIDPWFLEQLQGIIDLENRVKAHGLPGTAGAFRQLKAAGFSDARLAVLAGLEEAEVRDKRRALGVRPVFKRIDTCAAEFKSPTAYMYSTYVAPFAGTVVDEALPSDKKKVIILGGGPNRIGQGIEFDYCCCHACFALSDAGYETIMVNCNPETVSTDYDTSDRLYFEPLTAEDVLEIIETERQAGTLHGVIVQFGGQTPLKLARALEAAGVPILGTSPDAIDLAEDRDQFKRLLDKLGMKQPKNGIAYSVEQSRLVAADLGLPFVVRPSYVLGGRAMAIIRDETQFADYLLDTLPSLIPSEVKARYPNDKTGQINTVLGKNPLLFDRYLSDAVEVDVDAVCDGQDVFIAGIMEHIEEAGIHSGDSACSLPPRSLSPEIMAELERQTKAMALALKVGGLMNVQYAIKDGTIYVLEVNPRASRTVPFVAKVIGEPIAKIAARVMAGEPLASFGLKPKVLQHIAVKEAVFPFARFPGVDVLLGPEMRSTGEVIGLDAGFGVAFAKSQLGSGTQVPKAGAVFVSVRDGDKERILPAVRLLKDLGFTVLATSGTQRFLVENGVPTERINKVLEGRPHVVDAIKNGEIQLVFNTTEGAGALSDSRSLRRAALLHKVPYYTTLAGAMAAAEGIRAYLEGDLKVRALQEYFAA; encoded by the coding sequence ATGCCCAAGCGCACCGATATCTCCTCGATCCTGATCGTCGGTGCGGGACCGATCATCATCGGGCAGGCCTGCGAGTTCGACTATTCGGGCACCCAGGCCTGCAAGGCGCTGCGCGAGGAAGGCTACCGGATCGTCCTCGTCAACTCGAATCCCGCGACCATCATGACCGACCCGGACATGGCGGACGCGACCTATGTCGAGCCGATCACTCCGGAGGTCGTCGCCAAGATCATCGAGAAGGAGCGTCCTGACGCGATCCTGCCGACCATGGGCGGCCAGACCGCGCTGAACTGCGCGCTCTCGCTGCAGAAGATGGGCGTGCTGGAGAAGTTCGGCGTGCAGATGATCGGCGCGACCGCCGAGGCCATCGACAAGGCCGAGGACCGCAGCCTCTTCCGCGACGCCATGACCAAGATTGGTCTGGAGACCCCGAAATCGGCGCTCGCCAACGCCTCCGCGGCCAAGAAGGCCGACCGCGAGAAGTACCTCGCCGAGGTGGCCCGCATCGAGGCGGCCAACAGCGATCCTGAGGCGCGCCGGGCCGCGCTCACCGCCTTCGAGAACAAGTGGGCGTCCGCCGAGTCCGAGCGGCGCAAGCGCTACGGCGAGCACGCGCTCGGTCAGGCGCTCATCGCGCTGGCCGAGGTCGGGCTCCCGGCGATCATCCGCCCCTCCTTCACGATGGGCGGCACGGGCGGCGGCATCGCCTACAACCGCGAGGAGTTCCTCGACATCGTGGAGCGCGGCATCGATGCCTCGCCCACGAACGAGGTGCTGATCGAGGAGAGCGTACTCGGCTGGAAGGAGTACGAGATGGAGGTCGTTCGCGACAAGAACGACAACTGCATCATCGTCTGCTCCATCGAGAACATCGACCCGATGGGTGTCCATACCGGCGACTCGATCACGGTCGCGCCCGCGCTGACGCTCACCGACAAGGAATACCAGGTGATGCGCGACGCCTCGCTCGCGGTGCTGCGCGAGATCGGCGTCGAGACCGGCGGCTCGAACGTGCAGTTCGCGATCAACCCCGAGAACGGGCGCATGATCGTGATCGAGATGAACCCGCGCGTCTCACGGTCCTCGGCGCTCGCCTCCAAGGCGACCGGCTTCCCGATCGCGAAGGTCGCCGCCAAGCTCGCGGTCGGCTACACGCTGGACGAGATCGCCAACGACATCACGGGCGGGGCGACGCCGGCCTCGTTCGAGCCCACGATCGACTACGTCGTCACCAAGATCCCGCGCTTCGCCTTCGAGAAGTTCCCGGGCGCCGAGCCGACGCTGACCACCGCCATGAAGTCGGTGGGCGAGGCCATGGCGATCGGGCGCTGCTTCGCCGAATCCCTGCAGAAGGCGCTCCGCTCCCTGGAGACGGGCCTCACCGGCCTCGACGACATCGAGATAGAGGGGCTGGGCAAGGGCGACGACCACAACGCCATCAAGGCCGCGCTCGGCACGCCGACCCCGGACCGCCTGCTGAAGGTCGGCCAGGCGCTGCGCCTCGGCGTCAGCCACGAGGAGGTGCACGCCTCCTGCAAGATCGATCCGTGGTTCCTGGAGCAGCTCCAGGGCATCATCGACTTGGAGAACCGGGTGAAGGCCCACGGCCTGCCCGGCACCGCGGGCGCCTTCCGCCAGCTCAAGGCGGCGGGCTTCTCCGACGCGCGCCTCGCGGTGCTGGCCGGCCTTGAGGAGGCGGAGGTGCGTGATAAGCGCCGCGCGCTCGGCGTGCGCCCGGTCTTCAAGCGCATCGACACCTGCGCGGCCGAGTTCAAGTCGCCGACCGCCTACATGTACTCGACCTACGTGGCGCCGTTCGCCGGAACGGTCGTGGACGAGGCGCTGCCCTCGGACAAGAAGAAGGTCATCATCCTGGGCGGCGGGCCGAACCGGATCGGCCAGGGCATCGAGTTCGACTATTGCTGCTGCCACGCCTGCTTCGCTCTGAGCGACGCCGGCTACGAGACCATCATGGTCAACTGCAACCCGGAGACGGTCTCGACCGACTACGACACCTCGGACCGGCTCTACTTCGAGCCGCTGACCGCCGAGGACGTGCTGGAGATCATCGAGACCGAGCGGCAGGCGGGCACGCTGCACGGCGTGATCGTGCAGTTCGGCGGCCAGACACCGCTCAAGCTCGCGCGCGCCCTGGAGGCGGCCGGCGTGCCGATCCTCGGCACCTCGCCGGACGCGATCGACCTCGCCGAGGACCGCGACCAGTTCAAGCGGCTCCTCGACAAGCTCGGCATGAAGCAGCCGAAGAACGGCATCGCCTACTCGGTCGAGCAGAGCCGGCTGGTCGCCGCCGACCTCGGCCTGCCCTTCGTGGTTCGCCCGAGCTACGTGCTCGGCGGGCGCGCCATGGCGATCATCCGCGACGAGACGCAGTTCGCCGACTACCTGCTCGACACGCTGCCGAGCCTGATTCCCTCCGAGGTCAAGGCCCGCTACCCGAACGACAAGACCGGCCAGATCAACACGGTGCTGGGCAAGAACCCGCTCCTGTTCGACCGCTACCTCTCGGACGCGGTCGAGGTTGACGTGGACGCGGTCTGCGACGGCCAGGACGTCTTCATCGCCGGCATCATGGAGCACATCGAGGAGGCGGGCATCCACTCCGGCGACTCGGCCTGCTCGCTGCCGCCGCGCTCGCTCTCGCCGGAGATCATGGCCGAGCTGGAGCGCCAGACCAAGGCGATGGCGCTGGCCCTGAAGGTCGGCGGCCTGATGAACGTGCAGTACGCGATCAAGGACGGCACGATCTACGTGCTGGAGGTGAACCCCCGCGCCTCCCGCACGGTGCCCTTCGTCGCCAAGGTGATCGGCGAGCCGATCGCCAAGATAGCCGCGCGCGTGATGGCGGGCGAACCGCTGGCCAGCTTCGGCCTCAAGCCGAAGGTGCTGCAGCACATCGCCGTGAAGGAGGCCGTGTTCCCCTTCGCGCGCTTCCCCGGCGTCGACGTGCTCCTCGGACCGGAGATGCGCTCGACCGGCGAGGTGATCGGTTTGGATGCCGGCTTCGGGGTCGCCTTCGCCAAGAGCCAGCTCGGCTCCGGCACGCAGGTGCCGAAGGCCGGCGCGGTCTTCGTCTCGGTGCGCGACGGCGACAAGGAGCGGATCCTGCCGGCCGTGCGCCTCCTGAAGGATCTCGGCTTCACCGTGCTGGCGACCAGCGGCACCCAGCGCTTCCTCGTCGAGAACGGCGTGCCGACCGAGCGCATCAACAAGGTGCTGGAAGGCCGCCCGCACGTGGTGGACGCCATCAAGAACGGCGAGATCCAGCTCGTGTTCAACACCACCGAAGGGGCCGGCGCGCTCTCCGACTCCCGGTCGCTGCGCCGGGCGGCCCTCTTGCATAAAGTGCCGTACTACACCACTCTAGCCGGCGCGATGGCCGCGGCCGAAGGGATCCGTGCCTACCTCGAAGGCGATCTCAAGGTCCGCGCCCTGCAGGAATATTTCGCGGCCTGA
- a CDS encoding arginyltransferase yields MTSHPRDTPQFYLTAPSPCPYLPGQEERKVFTHLVGRRARDLNEILTQGGFRRSQTIAYRPACESCRACISVRVVVDDFAPSGSQRRILARNEDLVGAAEPNRPASEQYALFRRYLDARHGDGGMIDMTVLDYAMMIEDSHVDTHLVAYRRRGPDTAINGRGSGPPVAYCLTDVLADGLSMVYSFYDPAEAYRSLGTFMILDHIARARALGLPYLYLGYWVEGSRKMDYKARFRPQERLMGQGWVRVP; encoded by the coding sequence GTGACGAGCCACCCGCGCGATACCCCGCAATTCTACCTGACGGCGCCCTCGCCCTGCCCCTACCTGCCGGGGCAGGAGGAGCGGAAGGTCTTCACCCACCTCGTCGGGCGCCGCGCCCGCGACCTCAACGAGATCCTGACGCAGGGCGGTTTCCGCCGCTCGCAGACCATCGCCTACCGGCCGGCCTGCGAATCCTGCCGGGCCTGCATCTCGGTGCGGGTGGTCGTGGACGATTTCGCCCCATCGGGCAGCCAGCGCCGGATCCTCGCCCGCAACGAGGATCTGGTCGGCGCGGCCGAGCCGAACCGCCCGGCCTCGGAGCAGTACGCCCTCTTCCGGCGCTATCTCGACGCCCGCCACGGCGACGGCGGCATGATCGACATGACCGTGCTCGACTACGCCATGATGATCGAGGACAGCCACGTCGACACCCATCTGGTGGCCTACCGACGGCGCGGGCCGGACACCGCGATCAACGGCCGCGGCAGCGGCCCGCCGGTGGCCTACTGCCTGACCGACGTCCTCGCTGACGGCCTGTCGATGGTCTACTCGTTCTACGACCCCGCGGAGGCGTACCGGTCGCTCGGGACCTTCATGATCCTCGACCACATCGCCCGCGCGCGCGCTCTGGGGCTGCCCTACCTCTATCTCGGCTACTGGGTCGAGGGCTCCCGCAAGATGGACTACAAGGCCCGCTTCCGGCCGCAGGAGCGGTTGATGGGTCAGGGCTGGGTGCGGGTGCCGTAA
- a CDS encoding RDD family protein: MQSPRPGYAPRYDAPGYLPPMPLPAVRASLGARFCAYLLDIVFIFGFSVLLWLAIALIGLVTFGLGWTLFAVLPASGIIYSAITVGGSRQSTLGMRMMGLRVVAPESGRTVDMLTAAVHALLFYVAITTFLLWFVDVMFGLVRSDRRLGHDLLLGLAVVRAG, encoded by the coding sequence ATGCAGAGCCCCCGCCCCGGTTACGCCCCCCGCTACGACGCGCCCGGCTACCTGCCGCCGATGCCGCTGCCGGCCGTCCGCGCGAGCCTCGGCGCGCGCTTCTGCGCCTACCTGCTCGACATCGTCTTCATCTTCGGCTTCTCGGTGCTGCTCTGGCTGGCGATCGCCCTGATCGGCCTCGTCACCTTCGGTCTGGGCTGGACGCTGTTCGCGGTGCTGCCGGCGAGCGGCATCATCTACAGCGCGATCACGGTCGGCGGGTCCCGCCAGAGCACGCTCGGCATGCGGATGATGGGCCTGCGCGTCGTCGCCCCCGAGAGCGGTCGCACCGTCGACATGCTGACGGCGGCGGTGCACGCCCTGCTGTTCTACGTGGCGATCACGACCTTCCTGCTCTGGTTCGTCGACGTGATGTTCGGGCTGGTGCGCAGCGACCGGCGTCTGGGCCACGACCTCCTGCTCGGCCTCGCGGTGGTGCGGGCCGGCTGA
- the hemB gene encoding porphobilinogen synthase: protein MSHDTPEPRPLAVEAARTTTRQGLAITQRPRRNRKAAWSRRLMRENTLTVDDLIWPLFVIEGEGRREPIASMPGVERLSVDEIVRAAERAARLGIPAVSFFPYTEASLRDPTGSEALNRENLVCRAVRAVKRAVPEIGVMTDVALDPYTSHGHDGLLEEGAILNDETVALLVEQSLIQAEAGTDIIAPSDMMDGRVGAIRAALDKAGFLDVQIMAYAAKYASAFYGPFRDAIGTKAALVGDKRTYQMDPGNSDEALREVALDLAEGADSVMVKPGLPYLDIIRRVKDEFGVPTFAYQVSGEYAMLEGAARNGWLDGERAMLESLLSFKRAGADGVLTYYAPRVAEHLRAGA, encoded by the coding sequence ATGTCGCACGACACGCCCGAACCGCGCCCCCTGGCCGTCGAGGCCGCCCGGACCACGACCCGGCAGGGCCTCGCCATCACCCAGCGCCCGCGGCGCAATCGCAAGGCGGCGTGGTCGCGCCGGCTGATGCGCGAGAACACGCTGACCGTCGACGACCTGATCTGGCCGCTTTTCGTGATCGAGGGCGAGGGACGGCGCGAGCCGATCGCCTCGATGCCGGGCGTCGAGCGGTTGAGCGTGGACGAGATCGTGCGCGCGGCCGAGCGGGCGGCCCGCCTCGGCATCCCGGCCGTGTCGTTCTTCCCCTACACCGAGGCGAGCCTGCGCGACCCCACGGGCTCCGAGGCCCTCAACCGCGAGAACCTGGTCTGCCGGGCGGTACGGGCGGTCAAGCGCGCCGTGCCCGAGATCGGTGTGATGACCGATGTCGCGCTCGACCCCTACACCAGCCACGGCCACGACGGCCTGCTGGAAGAGGGCGCGATCCTCAACGACGAGACGGTGGCCCTCCTCGTGGAGCAGAGCCTGATCCAGGCCGAGGCCGGCACCGACATCATCGCGCCATCCGACATGATGGACGGGCGCGTCGGCGCGATCCGGGCGGCGCTCGACAAGGCGGGCTTCCTCGACGTGCAGATCATGGCCTATGCGGCGAAGTACGCGAGCGCCTTCTACGGGCCGTTCCGCGACGCGATCGGCACCAAGGCGGCGCTGGTGGGCGACAAGCGCACCTACCAGATGGATCCGGGCAATTCCGACGAGGCGCTGCGCGAGGTCGCGCTCGATCTGGCGGAGGGCGCGGATTCGGTGATGGTCAAGCCCGGCCTGCCCTATCTCGACATCATCCGGCGGGTGAAGGACGAATTCGGCGTGCCGACCTTCGCCTACCAGGTGTCGGGCGAGTACGCGATGCTGGAAGGGGCCGCCCGCAACGGCTGGCTCGACGGCGAGCGGGCCATGCTGGAGAGCCTGCTGTCCTTCAAGCGCGCGGGTGCGGACGGGGTGCTGACCTACTACGCCCCGCGCGTCGCAGAGCACCTGCGCGCCGGAGCGTGA
- a CDS encoding DUF6163 family protein, whose amino-acid sequence MQARGREPDLGGDRIERSATTRTSNWDTALIWFMRVTALVWLAKSIWSWAAILDAWPHGRPFEGEPFGRQAAIVYFAVIDATAAIGLWLTSAWGGVIWLLAVTSSVTLALLTPLLLPMPVALIGAQISIVLIYFLLSWSAAREVR is encoded by the coding sequence ATGCAGGCGCGCGGGCGCGAGCCCGATCTCGGCGGCGACCGCATCGAGCGGAGCGCGACCACCCGCACGTCCAACTGGGACACGGCGCTGATCTGGTTCATGCGCGTGACCGCCCTGGTCTGGCTCGCCAAGAGCATCTGGTCCTGGGCGGCGATCCTCGACGCGTGGCCGCATGGCCGCCCCTTCGAGGGCGAGCCCTTCGGCCGGCAGGCGGCGATCGTCTACTTCGCGGTGATCGACGCGACCGCCGCGATCGGACTCTGGCTCACCAGCGCCTGGGGCGGCGTGATCTGGCTGCTCGCCGTGACCTCCTCGGTCACGCTCGCCCTGCTCACCCCGCTGCTGTTGCCGATGCCCGTGGCGTTGATCGGCGCTCAGATCAGTATTGTGCTGATCTACTTTCTCCTATCCTGGTCGGCAGCCCGCGAGGTGCGGTAA
- the ldtR gene encoding transcriptional regulator LdtR produces MKTQATKAIETPANEAAPAAGAYLEALHLVERLHRRLLDVIKDEFERRGREDVNSVQALLLYNIGDKELTASELRTKGYYLGSNVSYNVKKLVELGFLHHARSKTDRRAVRISLTDKGRMVHDIIQGLYDKHARTIAPIGGISEDDFGRLNVALGRLERFWTDQIRYRL; encoded by the coding sequence ATGAAGACCCAGGCGACCAAGGCGATCGAGACCCCGGCCAACGAGGCCGCCCCGGCTGCGGGCGCCTATCTCGAGGCGCTGCATCTGGTGGAGCGGCTGCACCGCCGGCTCCTCGACGTGATCAAGGACGAGTTCGAGCGCCGCGGCCGCGAGGACGTCAACAGCGTCCAGGCGCTGCTGCTCTACAACATCGGCGACAAGGAACTCACCGCGAGCGAGCTGCGCACGAAGGGCTACTATCTCGGCTCCAACGTTTCCTACAACGTGAAGAAGCTCGTCGAGCTCGGCTTCCTCCACCACGCCCGCTCGAAGACGGACCGGCGCGCGGTGCGCATCAGCCTCACCGACAAGGGCCGCATGGTGCACGACATCATCCAGGGGCTCTACGACAAGCACGCCCGCACGATCGCGCCGATCGGCGGCATCTCGGAGGACGATTTCGGGCGCCTCAACGTCGCGCTGGGCCGCCTGGAGCGCTTCTGGACCGACCAGATCCGCTACCGCCTCTGA
- the pqqA gene encoding pyrroloquinoline quinone precursor peptide PqqA, with protein MKWSAPIVQEVCVGMEVTSYESAEIDTFN; from the coding sequence ATGAAGTGGTCCGCCCCCATCGTCCAGGAAGTCTGCGTCGGCATGGAAGTCACCAGCTACGAGTCGGCTGAGATCGACACCTTCAACTGA
- the pqqA gene encoding pyrroloquinoline quinone precursor peptide PqqA, whose protein sequence is MAWSAPVVQEVCVGMEVTSYESAEIDTFN, encoded by the coding sequence ATGGCTTGGTCTGCCCCGGTCGTTCAGGAAGTCTGCGTCGGCATGGAAGTCACCAGCTACGAGTCGGCCGAGATCGACACCTTCAACTGA